The Psychrosphaera ytuae genome includes a region encoding these proteins:
- the rsxB gene encoding electron transport complex subunit RsxB yields the protein MSTVLFALLALALLAVIFGAILGYASERFKVEADPLVDQINDLLPQTQCGQCGYPGCKPYAEAIANGDEINKCPPGGEATIKHLADLMGVDPKPLDDAHGEEDVKKVAYIREDECIGCTKCIQACPVDAIVGASKVMHTVIVDECTGCDLCVDPCPVDCIDMVPVQTPMTHWKWNEPLIPVKNVNE from the coding sequence ATGAGTACCGTATTATTTGCCCTACTTGCTCTGGCCCTTTTAGCCGTCATTTTTGGCGCGATTTTGGGCTACGCGTCTGAACGATTCAAAGTTGAAGCTGATCCACTTGTCGATCAAATCAATGACCTACTGCCCCAGACTCAGTGTGGCCAATGTGGTTACCCAGGTTGTAAGCCATATGCTGAAGCCATCGCCAATGGCGACGAAATAAACAAGTGCCCTCCTGGTGGTGAAGCAACAATAAAACATTTAGCTGACTTAATGGGCGTTGATCCTAAGCCTCTTGACGACGCGCACGGTGAAGAAGATGTTAAGAAGGTCGCTTACATTCGAGAAGATGAATGTATCGGTTGTACCAAGTGCATCCAAGCCTGCCCTGTAGACGCGATAGTCGGTGCTTCAAAAGTGATGCATACGGTTATAGTTGACGAATGTACGGGCTGTGACTTGTGCGTTGACCCATGCCCTGTCGACTGTATTGATATGGTTCCAGTTCAGACGCCAATGACGCATTGGAAATGGAACGAACCTCTTATCCCTGTTAAAAACGTAAACGAATAA
- the rsxA gene encoding electron transport complex subunit RsxA, translating to MTEYFLLLISTVLVNNFVLVKFLGLCPFMGVSSKIETALGMAMATTFVLTLASMSSYLINTYILRPLDLEFLRTISFILVIAVVVQFTEMVVHKTSPKLYRLLGIFLPLITTNCAVLGVALLNVNAEHNFTQSIVYGFGAAVGFSLVLILFAAMRERLAVADVPNPFKGSAIAMITAGLMSLAFLGFAGLVSF from the coding sequence ATGACTGAATATTTCTTACTTCTTATCAGCACAGTATTAGTTAACAACTTTGTCTTGGTTAAATTCTTGGGCTTGTGCCCATTTATGGGTGTTTCCAGCAAAATTGAAACTGCGTTAGGTATGGCAATGGCAACAACCTTCGTTTTGACACTTGCCTCAATGTCGAGCTACCTAATCAATACCTATATTCTGCGGCCTCTAGATTTGGAATTCTTGCGTACCATTTCATTTATCTTAGTGATTGCCGTCGTTGTGCAATTTACTGAAATGGTCGTGCACAAAACCAGCCCAAAACTCTACCGCTTACTGGGTATATTTTTACCATTAATAACAACTAACTGCGCGGTATTAGGCGTTGCGCTGCTAAACGTAAACGCAGAGCACAATTTCACACAATCTATTGTTTATGGATTTGGCGCTGCAGTTGGCTTTTCTCTTGTTTTAATACTTTTTGCGGCAATGCGTGAGCGATTGGCCGTAGCGGACGTACCTAACCCATTTAAGGGTTCGGCCATCGCTATGATTACAGCTGGACTCATGTCGCTAGCGTTTTTAGGTTTTGCTGGATTGGTGTCGTTCTGA